Proteins found in one Agarivorans sp. Alg241-V36 genomic segment:
- a CDS encoding peptidylprolyl isomerase, translating into MLDSSQAYITMKTSIALFDLNTDQLSENQHAELQRVVCKTISIQQKVLAAKEAEKVYVDEPQLDKALALIKQNFESNAAYDQALLANQLSEYGLREALRNELSSEAVLAYISKDVPEVTDQQALAFYQRYPEKFLQVERRAAHHILLTINEQFKENTPQQAKARISALANKVNSSNFEKLAERHSECPTAVNGGYLGLVAKQQLLPELDEVLFKMPSESFSPPIYTGMGYHLLWCKQHQAEHKVSFDDAKIKIQQSLYQQAQKQQQRLWLSRTCKGENLN; encoded by the coding sequence ATGTTAGATAGCAGCCAAGCCTATATCACCATGAAAACCAGTATTGCTTTATTTGATCTTAATACTGATCAGCTAAGTGAAAATCAGCACGCCGAGTTGCAGCGAGTGGTGTGTAAAACCATTAGCATCCAACAAAAGGTGTTAGCAGCAAAAGAGGCTGAAAAGGTTTATGTTGACGAGCCGCAATTAGATAAAGCCCTGGCACTGATTAAACAAAACTTCGAATCTAACGCAGCCTATGATCAAGCCTTGTTAGCCAACCAACTTTCTGAGTATGGTTTGCGAGAAGCATTGCGAAACGAGCTAAGCAGTGAAGCGGTGTTAGCCTATATAAGCAAAGACGTTCCGGAAGTAACAGACCAGCAGGCATTAGCCTTTTACCAGCGCTATCCAGAGAAGTTTTTACAAGTAGAGCGCCGCGCTGCTCATCATATTCTGCTTACCATTAATGAGCAGTTTAAAGAGAATACCCCGCAGCAAGCAAAGGCTCGAATTAGCGCGCTGGCCAATAAGGTAAACAGTAGCAATTTTGAAAAGCTGGCCGAGCGACATTCAGAGTGCCCGACTGCTGTGAATGGAGGTTATTTAGGCCTTGTGGCTAAGCAACAGCTATTGCCAGAGCTAGACGAAGTATTGTTTAAGATGCCAAGCGAAAGCTTTAGCCCACCCATTTATACAGGTATGGGCTATCACTTGTTGTGGTGTAAACAGCATCAAGCCGAGCACAAAGTAAGTTTCGACGATGCCAAAATAAAAATTCAGCAGTCTTTGTATCAGCAGGCACAAAAGCAGCAACAAAGATTATGGCTGAGCCGAACCTGTAAAGGTGAAAATTTAAACTAA
- the rsxG gene encoding electron transport complex subunit RsxG, which translates to MTLPCVEKHINSSIYQSLSLAVAVGLSSALLLGLNTITSPVIAQRVNEDKLAAIERVMPSSQYQNALLATEHPFVVNDRQYTVYNALDQQGQASGYVVQVSAKGYAGPINLLVGVDASLTILGVRVLSHSETPGLGDKIEIAKNPWVLSFNQKSLSNTSSKAWAVKKDGGEFDQFTGATITPRAVVNAVHQALSDLAAKQGVKA; encoded by the coding sequence ATGACCTTACCTTGCGTTGAAAAACACATTAATAGCAGTATTTATCAATCATTATCCTTAGCCGTGGCCGTTGGATTATCCAGCGCCTTATTGTTGGGCTTAAACACCATTACCTCGCCAGTTATCGCTCAACGCGTTAATGAAGACAAACTTGCAGCCATTGAACGAGTAATGCCTAGTTCTCAATACCAAAACGCCTTACTCGCTACAGAACATCCTTTTGTAGTGAATGACCGGCAATACACGGTATATAACGCCTTAGATCAACAAGGCCAAGCCAGCGGTTACGTAGTGCAAGTAAGCGCCAAAGGATATGCCGGACCAATTAACTTGCTAGTGGGTGTAGATGCTTCATTAACCATTTTAGGGGTACGAGTACTAAGCCATAGCGAGACACCTGGCCTAGGCGACAAAATCGAAATTGCTAAAAACCCTTGGGTCCTTAGTTTTAATCAAAAAAGCTTAAGCAATACCTCAAGCAAAGCCTGGGCAGTGAAAAAAGATGGCGGCGAATTTGACCAATTTACCGGTGCAACCATTACCCCGCGAGCAGTGGTTAATGCAGTACACCAAGCCTTAAGTGATCTAGCAGCTAAACAAGGAGTAAAAGCATGA
- a CDS encoding GFA family protein translates to MAITGECFCGAIKYQVDGELHDARSCHCSRCRKAFSAQASAYALVKPGEFSWLAGESLLTSYIGEQGFGLQFCSKCGSTLVGVYQEEVHGVTLGCLNGDPNIKLSRHIYVDSKASWELIADGVPQFKKQAP, encoded by the coding sequence ATGGCCATTACCGGCGAATGTTTTTGTGGTGCTATAAAATACCAAGTAGATGGTGAGTTACACGATGCACGCTCTTGCCATTGTTCCCGCTGCCGCAAGGCGTTTAGCGCCCAAGCCTCTGCTTATGCCTTAGTTAAACCGGGTGAGTTTTCTTGGTTAGCTGGCGAAAGTTTGCTTACTTCTTACATCGGAGAACAAGGCTTTGGTTTACAGTTTTGCAGTAAGTGTGGTTCAACCTTGGTAGGGGTATATCAAGAAGAAGTTCATGGTGTCACCTTGGGCTGCTTGAACGGAGACCCCAATATAAAGTTAAGTCGCCATATTTATGTAGATTCAAAAGCCAGCTGGGAACTGATTGCCGACGGCGTTCCACAGTTCAAGAAACAAGCCCCTTAG
- a CDS encoding nitrogen fixation protein NifZ, protein MNSAKFGYGCKVRVVENIRNDGSFPGCKKGALLVRRGATGYVRQSGYYLQDQIVYQVQFITRGLTIGCKEHELIDAELVWQPNRFEYGDKAELTLSLSQQGEVVAKKGTVVDVLAVRRKAKTSPCYRIQYGELDVEVPERALTALQEEEAAYVR, encoded by the coding sequence ATGAATTCAGCAAAATTTGGTTACGGATGTAAAGTTCGAGTGGTTGAAAACATTCGAAACGACGGCAGCTTTCCTGGCTGTAAAAAAGGCGCTTTACTAGTGCGACGCGGCGCTACCGGCTATGTACGCCAATCGGGATACTACCTGCAAGATCAGATTGTTTATCAAGTGCAGTTTATTACCCGAGGATTAACCATTGGTTGTAAAGAGCATGAGTTGATTGATGCCGAGCTAGTTTGGCAGCCTAATCGGTTTGAATATGGCGACAAAGCCGAGTTAACCCTTAGTTTGTCTCAGCAGGGTGAAGTGGTCGCCAAAAAAGGCACGGTGGTAGATGTACTAGCAGTGCGTCGCAAAGCTAAAACCAGCCCTTGTTATCGTATTCAATATGGCGAGTTAGATGTAGAAGTGCCAGAGCGTGCACTTACAGCTTTGCAAGAAGAGGAAGCCGCGTATGTTAGATAG
- a CDS encoding YHS domain-containing protein: protein MVDTAINKYCPRSGKAVVPDSLTEYKGLTVGFCNPGCRDDFSQNVSDRPNDTIYFDVLIKENNL, encoded by the coding sequence ATGGTAGATACAGCTATTAATAAGTACTGTCCTCGCTCAGGTAAAGCTGTTGTTCCTGATTCTCTTACGGAATATAAAGGCCTTACCGTTGGCTTTTGCAATCCAGGCTGCCGAGATGATTTTTCTCAAAATGTTTCCGACCGCCCAAACGACACTATTTATTTTGATGTCCTCATCAAAGAGAACAATCTGTAG
- a CDS encoding PEP-CTERM sorting domain-containing protein — protein sequence MIAVTPACIGCGSLWLEELQDISLISSTAVSEPSTFAILMLGLFGLITRRKQL from the coding sequence ATGATAGCGGTTACGCCAGCTTGTATAGGGTGTGGGTCACTATGGCTAGAGGAGTTACAAGATATCTCTCTGATCTCTTCTACGGCTGTTTCCGAGCCAAGCACATTCGCGATACTGATGTTAGGGTTGTTTGGCTTGATTACCCGTAGAAAGCAACTGTAG
- a CDS encoding flavodoxin, translating to MADVGIFFGTDTGTTRKIAKQIHQQLGAELSDKPLNINRVDIDTLSSYKMLILGTPTLGEGQLPGLAADCQAESWDEFLPQLDVADFSGIKIALFGLGDQVNYASEFVDGLGELYDAIAETGAELVGEWPAEGYEFDDSTALLENGKFAGLVLDNDNQSELHAERLAGWLEQLKAEFSI from the coding sequence ATGGCAGATGTAGGTATCTTTTTTGGAACCGACACCGGAACCACACGCAAAATAGCGAAACAAATTCACCAACAGTTAGGTGCAGAGCTAAGCGATAAGCCACTTAACATTAATCGTGTTGATATCGACACCCTTAGCAGTTACAAAATGCTTATTTTGGGCACACCAACCTTAGGTGAAGGTCAACTACCCGGCTTAGCCGCAGATTGTCAGGCAGAGAGCTGGGACGAGTTTTTACCACAGCTAGACGTTGCTGACTTTTCGGGAATCAAGATAGCGTTATTTGGGTTGGGCGACCAAGTAAACTACGCCAGCGAATTTGTCGATGGCTTAGGGGAACTTTATGATGCCATTGCAGAAACCGGCGCAGAGTTAGTTGGCGAGTGGCCAGCAGAGGGTTATGAGTTTGATGATTCAACTGCCCTGCTAGAAAACGGTAAATTTGCCGGCTTAGTATTAGATAACGATAACCAAAGCGAGTTACATGCAGAGCGTTTAGCTGGCTGGTTAGAACAGCTTAAAGCTGAGTTTAGTATTTAA
- a CDS encoding electron transport complex subunit E, producing the protein MSNYKNIIADGLWNNNVVLGQCLALCPLLAVTSSATNGLGLGLASLVVMVMANLISALTKNYVSRSVRIPINILMIATLVTITDMLLNAWVHPLHKVLGLFIPLIVTNCAILGRVESFASKQAPLPAVVDGLAMGFGFTWVLVFLGGIREILGSGTLFADAHILLGSAFKAIEFTIIPDYRGLLLVILPPGGFLVLGGLLSLHRIIQQKLENKAKPQVACTAKVSVQ; encoded by the coding sequence ATGAGTAACTACAAAAACATCATTGCTGACGGCCTATGGAATAACAACGTAGTGCTCGGCCAATGTTTGGCGCTGTGTCCATTGCTGGCGGTGACCTCAAGTGCTACCAATGGTTTGGGGCTTGGTTTAGCGAGCTTAGTCGTAATGGTAATGGCTAACTTAATCAGCGCGCTAACAAAAAACTACGTAAGCCGCTCGGTGCGTATTCCCATCAATATTTTAATGATTGCTACCCTGGTAACCATTACAGACATGCTGCTTAATGCTTGGGTACACCCGCTACATAAAGTACTAGGCTTGTTTATTCCGCTTATTGTAACCAACTGCGCCATTTTAGGCCGAGTTGAATCCTTTGCCAGTAAACAAGCTCCACTGCCTGCAGTGGTAGATGGATTAGCCATGGGTTTTGGTTTTACTTGGGTATTGGTGTTTTTAGGCGGCATCAGGGAAATACTCGGCTCAGGCACCTTGTTCGCCGATGCTCACATACTGTTAGGTTCGGCTTTTAAGGCAATAGAATTCACGATAATTCCGGATTACCGAGGCTTACTATTAGTAATATTGCCACCCGGCGGTTTTTTAGTTCTTGGCGGCTTACTAAGCCTGCACCGAATTATTCAACAAAAACTAGAGAACAAAGCAAAACCCCAAGTGGCTTGCACTGCAAAAGTTAGCGTTCAGTAG
- a CDS encoding RnfH family protein produces MLVSIAYATPQQQLCINVDVVEESSVINALHQSGILDLCPEIELDKQKVGVFGKLVTLESQLVAGDRIEVYRPITWTPPIEDEDDDDD; encoded by the coding sequence ATGTTAGTTAGTATCGCATACGCAACACCACAGCAGCAGCTTTGTATTAATGTTGATGTAGTAGAAGAAAGCAGCGTTATTAACGCCTTGCATCAATCTGGCATCTTAGATTTATGCCCAGAAATTGAATTAGATAAACAAAAAGTTGGCGTATTTGGCAAGCTTGTCACCCTTGAGAGTCAATTAGTTGCAGGCGATCGAATAGAGGTTTACCGACCAATCACTTGGACGCCGCCTATCGAAGACGAAGACGATGACGACGATTAA
- the tatB gene encoding Sec-independent protein translocase protein TatB → MFDVGSLELVLIAVLGLIILGPQRLPNALRTGFAWYNKAKTTVGDVSSKIEKELELSDVKETLNQQVKVPTKISSAPLVNKDTSK, encoded by the coding sequence ATGTTTGACGTTGGCTCTTTAGAGCTTGTGCTTATTGCTGTTCTAGGCCTAATTATTTTAGGCCCGCAACGACTGCCTAATGCATTACGCACCGGATTCGCCTGGTACAACAAAGCAAAAACAACGGTGGGCGATGTTTCAAGTAAAATTGAAAAAGAACTAGAGTTAAGCGATGTAAAAGAAACGCTTAACCAACAAGTAAAAGTACCCACCAAAATATCCTCTGCACCCTTAGTGAACAAAGACACTAGCAAGTAA
- a CDS encoding PhoX family phosphatase, with the protein MSKEIFNPTRFNKSNNPTFNEVLDVRMSRRKILKGGLGLGAMATFGAFGLAGCNSSSSTNTGGAAAPSASLNFNSIAGSKLDAVSVPEGYTAQVLAPWGQPINAVASAWKDDGTNDAVDQNNAMGMHHDGLHFFPLNDAGTDGLLAVNHEYIDQNALHQNGSDRDNAGIRSSVDQVRKEIAAHGVSVIRIQLQEDGQWMMVESDPLNRRYTGATVMDISGPLANSSLLVTPFSPDGSQARGTLNNCGNGYTPWGTYLTCEENWPGYFINLGTTTEEQDRIGLDTSGTARYGWETLAGHADERVDEFSRFNVTPSGASAMDDYRNEANGHGYIVEIDPYTANSRAVKRTALGRFRHEGCTFGTLEVGKPIVFYSGHDSRFEYMYKFVSTAVWEAADAEASDRLAMGDKYMDEGTLYVAKFDAEGVGHWLPLTLEAAAAEGGTLGDHFYSLEAIILNTAGAADLAGATPMDRPEWCAVDPITGSVYLTLTNNTRRDETTGTNPANPRLNNKFGHVIRWDEGEAATDFSWDIFVFGSPADGDEATNLSGLSEFNQFASPDGLAFDKRGIMWIQTDNGAEEVTNYTNDQMLAVVPSTINDADGNADTINSENQGELRRFFVGPNGCEVTGFTISPDYTTMFVCIQHPGNWPYSNNAAEETPVGMDLRPRASVVAIRKADGGELGV; encoded by the coding sequence ATGAGCAAGGAAATATTTAACCCAACTCGCTTCAATAAAAGTAACAACCCTACCTTTAATGAAGTATTAGACGTACGCATGTCTCGCCGTAAAATTCTTAAAGGAGGTCTTGGCCTAGGTGCTATGGCTACCTTTGGTGCCTTTGGTTTAGCTGGCTGTAACTCTTCTAGCAGCACTAATACTGGCGGCGCTGCAGCCCCTAGTGCAAGCTTAAACTTTAACTCTATTGCTGGTTCTAAACTTGACGCAGTAAGCGTTCCAGAAGGTTACACCGCTCAGGTACTAGCTCCGTGGGGCCAACCTATTAATGCTGTTGCATCAGCTTGGAAAGACGACGGCACTAACGATGCCGTAGACCAAAACAATGCCATGGGTATGCATCATGACGGTTTACATTTCTTCCCACTAAACGATGCCGGTACCGATGGCTTACTAGCGGTAAACCACGAGTACATCGACCAAAATGCCTTACACCAAAACGGTAGCGACCGAGATAACGCCGGTATTCGCAGCAGCGTAGACCAAGTACGTAAAGAAATTGCCGCACACGGTGTAAGTGTGATTCGCATTCAGTTGCAAGAAGACGGTCAGTGGATGATGGTTGAAAGCGACCCACTAAACCGCCGTTACACTGGCGCAACGGTTATGGACATTTCTGGCCCATTGGCTAACTCAAGCCTATTGGTTACGCCGTTCTCACCAGATGGAAGCCAAGCCCGCGGTACCTTAAACAACTGTGGTAATGGTTACACGCCTTGGGGCACTTACTTAACCTGTGAAGAAAACTGGCCGGGTTACTTTATCAACCTAGGCACCACCACCGAAGAGCAAGACCGCATTGGTTTAGATACCTCGGGTACTGCGCGTTATGGGTGGGAAACGTTGGCTGGTCATGCCGACGAGCGTGTAGACGAATTCTCTCGCTTCAACGTTACCCCAAGTGGTGCTAGCGCCATGGACGATTACCGTAACGAAGCAAACGGTCACGGTTACATTGTAGAAATTGACCCATACACGGCAAACTCTCGCGCAGTTAAACGTACCGCTTTAGGCCGTTTCCGCCATGAAGGTTGTACCTTTGGTACCCTAGAAGTAGGTAAGCCAATTGTATTTTATTCTGGCCACGATTCGCGCTTTGAATACATGTACAAATTTGTATCTACCGCAGTGTGGGAAGCAGCAGACGCAGAAGCAAGCGACCGTTTAGCCATGGGCGACAAGTACATGGACGAAGGTACTTTGTATGTTGCTAAGTTTGACGCCGAAGGCGTTGGCCACTGGTTACCACTAACCCTAGAAGCTGCTGCAGCTGAAGGTGGCACATTAGGTGACCACTTCTATTCTTTAGAAGCCATTATTCTAAATACCGCTGGCGCCGCTGACTTAGCAGGTGCTACGCCAATGGATCGCCCAGAATGGTGTGCAGTAGACCCAATCACTGGTTCGGTTTACTTAACCCTAACCAACAATACTCGCCGCGACGAAACTACTGGTACAAACCCAGCTAACCCACGTTTAAACAACAAGTTTGGCCACGTAATTCGTTGGGATGAAGGCGAAGCCGCAACCGACTTTAGCTGGGACATCTTTGTATTTGGTTCACCAGCAGATGGTGACGAAGCCACTAACTTATCTGGCCTAAGTGAGTTTAACCAGTTTGCTAGCCCAGATGGCCTAGCCTTTGATAAGCGAGGAATTATGTGGATTCAAACCGATAACGGCGCCGAAGAAGTAACTAACTACACCAATGACCAAATGTTGGCAGTAGTTCCTTCTACCATTAACGACGCAGACGGTAACGCCGATACCATTAACAGCGAGAACCAAGGCGAATTACGTCGCTTCTTCGTTGGCCCTAATGGTTGTGAAGTTACTGGCTTTACCATAAGCCCAGATTACACCACCATGTTTGTGTGTATTCAGCACCCTGGTAACTGGCCATACAGCAACAATGCTGCAGAAGAAACGCCGGTAGGCATGGATCTTCGTCCTCGTGCATCGGTTGTTGCTATTCGCAAAGCCGATGGTGGCGAGCTAGGTGTGTAG
- a CDS encoding nitrogenase-stabilizing/protective protein NifW translates to MQANPLAKQSEEELDISELASAEDFLNHFGVNYQASLVRVKRVLFMRLLNQVLVKQDSNSFSDYQAAVSKAYCLLEKGVVLAHQVPNCDACEGCE, encoded by the coding sequence ATGCAAGCAAATCCATTAGCTAAACAGAGCGAAGAAGAACTAGATATTAGTGAGCTAGCCAGCGCCGAAGATTTTCTTAATCACTTTGGGGTTAACTACCAAGCTAGTTTGGTTCGAGTTAAGCGAGTGTTGTTTATGCGCCTGCTTAACCAAGTATTAGTAAAGCAAGATTCAAACAGTTTTAGTGACTATCAAGCAGCGGTTAGCAAAGCATATTGTCTTTTAGAAAAAGGCGTTGTGTTGGCACACCAAGTGCCTAACTGTGACGCTTGCGAAGGCTGTGAATAA
- a CDS encoding ATP-binding protein — protein sequence MARLILVCGPTGVGKTTYSLSLAKEIAAIKFSIDPWMQTLFSKDMTSLDFEWMMERVNRCSEQIWEVSQQILAVNGNVILDLGFTTKDQRDVFANRAREIGLDPEIHYLNASTDIRKQRVNKRNTEKDPSVYAFEVTDMMFNFMEPRFEVPDQDELKNGRTINA from the coding sequence ATGGCAAGATTAATTTTGGTTTGTGGTCCTACTGGAGTGGGTAAAACAACGTACTCGCTGTCTCTAGCTAAAGAAATAGCAGCAATAAAATTTTCTATTGATCCATGGATGCAAACGCTATTTTCAAAAGACATGACCAGCCTAGATTTCGAATGGATGATGGAAAGAGTGAATAGGTGCTCAGAACAAATTTGGGAAGTGAGTCAACAGATTTTAGCAGTTAATGGAAACGTGATTTTGGATCTTGGTTTCACTACCAAGGACCAAAGGGATGTTTTTGCTAATCGTGCTAGAGAAATTGGTTTAGACCCAGAAATTCACTATTTGAACGCTTCTACAGATATACGTAAGCAGCGTGTTAATAAACGAAATACAGAAAAAGATCCAAGTGTTTATGCTTTCGAAGTGACAGACATGATGTTTAACTTTATGGAGCCAAGATTTGAGGTTCCTGATCAAGATGAACTCAAAAATGGTCGTACAATCAATGCATAG
- the tatA gene encoding twin-arginine translocase TatA/TatE family subunit → MAGISVWQLAIIAVIVALLFGTKRLRGLGGDLGSTIKGFKQAMSDENASQNVSSSVTAEQGDSNKQLGS, encoded by the coding sequence ATGGCTGGAATTAGTGTATGGCAACTAGCAATTATTGCAGTAATTGTTGCCCTGTTGTTTGGAACTAAGCGTTTACGCGGCTTAGGTGGCGATTTAGGTTCTACCATTAAGGGCTTTAAGCAAGCCATGAGTGACGAGAATGCATCGCAAAATGTTAGCAGCTCAGTAACTGCAGAGCAGGGCGACAGCAACAAACAACTTGGTAGCTAA
- a CDS encoding DUF3465 domain-containing protein has protein sequence MPLKQLYRLATLLCFASFSLLVHASGEQQIASAYKNKVSDLQVNSSGYVVRVLSDDEEGSRHQRFILKLANGQTLLVAHNIDLSPRLKNLRVGDKVEFYGEYEWNSKGGVVHWTHHDPAGRHVDGWLKHRGVQYD, from the coding sequence ATGCCTTTAAAACAATTATATAGGCTTGCAACACTGTTGTGTTTTGCCAGCTTTAGTTTACTGGTACATGCTAGCGGCGAGCAGCAAATTGCTTCAGCATATAAAAACAAAGTCAGCGACCTTCAAGTTAATAGCTCAGGTTACGTTGTTAGGGTGCTAAGTGACGATGAAGAAGGCTCTCGCCATCAGCGTTTCATTCTTAAGTTGGCCAATGGTCAAACCTTGTTGGTTGCTCATAATATTGATTTATCACCTCGCCTTAAGAATTTAAGAGTGGGCGATAAAGTTGAGTTTTACGGTGAATATGAATGGAATAGCAAAGGTGGGGTGGTTCATTGGACCCATCATGATCCCGCCGGACGCCATGTTGATGGTTGGCTTAAGCACCGAGGCGTGCAATACGATTAA